One window of Bacillota bacterium genomic DNA carries:
- a CDS encoding aminotransferase: MTQLRIPGPTPVPPRVARAAAKPIINHRGAEFRRLHARVIDGLRRVFATSGHVALLTGSGTAAMEAAVANFVNPGDPVVVLVGGVFGQRWTKIAQAYGAEVIEYRYDWREGADPARVAKLLRERRDVTAVFATHNESSTGVLNDVEALSRARREAGRGDVLLIVDSVSGLGGAPLYMDAWDVDVVVTGSQKCLMVPPGLSFVAWGPRADARLEETRNVRFYFDLREYKAAGERGETPFTPAVSLVAALAEGIAMLEEEGLEASFARHRLLRDMVRAAMTALGLQLFTADRWASPTVTAVLAPEGLDVGVFRRTVKDRFGVELAGGQGELKDRLFRIGHMGYAGPLDMIAAVAAVEQGLHALGFPVRLGAGVAAAQEVWAAWH, encoded by the coding sequence ATGACGCAGCTGCGCATTCCGGGGCCGACGCCGGTGCCGCCGCGCGTGGCCCGGGCGGCGGCCAAGCCCATCATCAATCATCGCGGCGCGGAGTTTCGGCGACTGCATGCGCGCGTGATCGACGGCCTGCGGCGGGTGTTCGCCACGTCGGGCCACGTAGCGCTGCTGACCGGCTCGGGCACGGCGGCCATGGAGGCGGCCGTAGCCAACTTCGTGAATCCGGGGGATCCGGTGGTCGTCCTGGTCGGCGGCGTCTTCGGGCAGCGCTGGACGAAAATCGCCCAGGCGTACGGCGCCGAGGTCATCGAGTACCGCTACGACTGGCGCGAGGGGGCGGACCCCGCGCGCGTAGCGAAACTCCTGCGGGAGCGGCGGGACGTGACGGCCGTCTTCGCCACCCACAACGAATCGTCGACGGGCGTCCTCAACGACGTGGAGGCTCTCTCGCGGGCGCGGCGCGAGGCGGGGCGAGGCGACGTGCTGCTCATCGTCGACAGCGTCAGCGGCTTGGGCGGCGCGCCGCTGTACATGGACGCGTGGGACGTCGACGTGGTCGTGACGGGTTCGCAAAAGTGCTTGATGGTGCCGCCCGGCCTGTCGTTCGTCGCCTGGGGGCCGCGAGCCGACGCGCGGCTGGAAGAGACGCGCAACGTGCGCTTCTATTTCGACCTGCGAGAGTACAAAGCGGCCGGGGAGCGGGGCGAGACGCCCTTTACGCCCGCAGTGTCGCTGGTCGCGGCGCTGGCCGAAGGCATCGCCATGCTGGAGGAGGAAGGGTTGGAGGCGTCGTTCGCCCGGCATCGCTTGCTGCGGGATATGGTGCGGGCGGCCATGACGGCGCTGGGGCTGCAGCTTTTCACCGCCGACCGGTGGGCGTCGCCGACCGTGACCGCGGTGCTGGCGCCCGAAGGCTTAGACGTGGGCGTCTTCCGCCGCACGGTCAAGGATCGGTTTGGCGTCGAGCTGGCCGGGGGCCAGGGCGAGCTGAAAGACCGGCTGTTCCGGATCGGCCACATGGGGTATGCGGGGCCGCTGGACATGATCGCCGCCGTGGCGGCCGTCGAGCAAGGCTTGCACGCGCTGGGCTTCCCGGTTCGCTTGGGAGCC
- the glmS gene encoding glutamine--fructose-6-phosphate transaminase (isomerizing) translates to MCGIVGYVGREQAAPILLDGLQRLEYRGYDSAGAAVCDGEKVQVRKAAGRLERLARLVDEQPLPGVVGIGHTRWATHGAPSDHNAHPHLDCTGRVAVVHNGIIENYLALREELAARGHVFSSDTDTEVIPHLIEENYRGDLLEAVRASLRRLKGSWAIAVVHADEPDRVVVARKHSPLVVGVGEGANFAASDIPALLPYTRSVYVLDDDELAVITAGGVAIMDLEGRPREKALLHVDWDAAAAEKGGYEHFMRKEIHEQPRAVRDTLAGKLDTEHGRIVLPGVELEPEYVQALRKIDVLAMGTARHAGLVGKPVLERFVRVPVEVDLAAEYRYRDPLVDEHTLALVISQSGETADTLAAMREARARGARVLSITNVVGSSLARESDHVIYTVAGPEVAVASTKAYTTQLVALYLLAGWLGLQRGTVSAGEVAALIDGLSALPAQLEAVLAMEDAVAALARRFLATEHVFFLGRGLDAATAMEGALKMKEISYIHAEAYAAGELKHGTLALITDGVPVVALATQRSLLDKMLSNIKEVKARGAWVLAVAAPEAEDVARVADETLYLPAAPDLLMPVLSVVPLQLLAYHVARLLGRDVDKPRNLAKSVTVE, encoded by the coding sequence ATGTGCGGCATCGTTGGCTACGTAGGGCGTGAGCAGGCCGCGCCCATCCTGCTCGACGGCCTGCAGCGACTGGAGTACCGGGGTTACGACTCGGCCGGCGCGGCGGTTTGCGACGGCGAAAAAGTGCAAGTGCGCAAGGCCGCGGGGCGGCTGGAACGGCTGGCACGCCTGGTGGACGAGCAGCCCTTGCCCGGCGTCGTTGGCATCGGCCACACGCGCTGGGCGACGCACGGTGCGCCGTCCGACCACAACGCGCATCCGCATCTGGACTGCACGGGCCGCGTGGCGGTAGTCCACAACGGCATCATCGAGAACTACCTCGCCCTGCGGGAAGAGCTCGCGGCGCGGGGTCACGTCTTTTCCTCCGACACGGACACCGAAGTGATACCCCACCTGATTGAGGAGAATTACCGGGGCGACTTGCTGGAGGCGGTGCGGGCCAGCCTAAGGCGGCTGAAAGGTTCATGGGCGATTGCGGTGGTGCATGCCGACGAACCGGACCGGGTGGTCGTGGCTCGCAAGCACAGCCCGTTGGTGGTGGGCGTGGGTGAAGGCGCCAATTTCGCAGCCTCCGACATTCCCGCCCTGCTGCCCTACACGCGCTCGGTGTACGTGCTGGACGACGACGAGCTGGCCGTGATTACGGCCGGCGGCGTCGCCATCATGGATCTCGAGGGGCGTCCCCGCGAGAAAGCGCTGCTGCACGTGGACTGGGACGCCGCTGCCGCCGAGAAGGGCGGCTACGAGCATTTCATGCGCAAGGAAATCCACGAGCAGCCGCGGGCGGTGCGGGATACGCTGGCCGGCAAGCTGGATACGGAGCACGGCCGCATCGTGCTGCCCGGCGTCGAGCTGGAGCCCGAGTACGTGCAGGCGCTGCGCAAGATCGACGTGCTGGCCATGGGTACGGCCCGGCACGCGGGTCTTGTGGGCAAGCCGGTTTTGGAGCGGTTCGTGCGGGTGCCGGTCGAGGTGGATCTGGCGGCCGAATACCGCTACCGGGACCCGCTGGTGGACGAACACACGCTGGCGCTCGTGATCAGCCAGTCGGGCGAGACGGCCGACACGCTGGCGGCCATGCGGGAAGCGCGCGCCCGCGGCGCCCGGGTGCTGTCCATCACGAACGTAGTAGGCAGCTCCTTGGCCCGGGAATCGGATCACGTCATCTACACCGTGGCCGGCCCGGAAGTTGCGGTCGCATCCACCAAGGCGTACACGACGCAGCTGGTGGCGCTGTATCTGCTGGCCGGCTGGCTGGGGCTCCAGCGCGGCACGGTTTCGGCCGGCGAGGTGGCGGCGCTCATCGACGGGTTGTCGGCGCTGCCCGCGCAGCTGGAAGCGGTGCTGGCCATGGAGGACGCGGTGGCGGCCTTGGCCCGTCGCTTCTTGGCCACGGAGCACGTCTTTTTCCTCGGGCGGGGGCTGGACGCCGCCACGGCCATGGAAGGCGCGCTGAAGATGAAAGAGATTTCGTACATCCACGCGGAAGCCTACGCCGCGGGCGAGCTAAAGCACGGCACGCTGGCCCTCATTACGGACGGCGTGCCGGTGGTGGCGCTGGCCACGCAGCGCTCGCTCTTGGATAAGATGCTGAGCAACATCAAGGAGGTCAAGGCGCGGGGCGCGTGGGTGCTGGCCGTTGCGGCGCCCGAGGCCGAGGACGTGGCCCGGGTCGCGGACGAGACGCTGTATTTGCCGGCGGCTCCCGACTTGCTCATGCCCGTGCTGTCGGTGGTGCCGCTGCAGCTGCTGGCCTACCACGTGGCCCGCTTGCTCGGGCGCGACGTGGATAAGCCGCGCAATCTGGCCAAGAGCGTGACGGTGGAATAG
- a CDS encoding streptomycin biosynthesis protein StrI, whose amino-acid sequence MRQGEPVTLAVIGAGNRGRDVYAGWALRHPDAARVVAVADPNEERRTDLARRHGLAPDQCFASWEELLARPRLADAVVIATPDRLHVQPALRALELGYDILLEKPIAPTKEETLALAEAARRSRGTVTVAHVLRYTPFFRRLKQLLDEGRIGRLVTMQYTENIAYWHFAHSYVRGNWRRTDESSPMILAKSCHDLDMMRWLAGSPCVQVASFGELVHFRPENMPEGAPERCSDGCPVGDTCPFNAVTFYVDGLAETDGWPVSVISEDHSREGRLQALREGPYGRCVYRCDNDVVDQQASIFRFANGVTAAFVVTGFTEENTRTLKLMGTRGEIRGHLEKGELEVRTFGRPGLRDGRVRSGAEYELIRVETGPGHAGGDDGLMQAFVERIRRRKAGLDPGEAVTSLEESLDSHLMAFAAEESRLRGQVVALAPGAFAPAARNAKQEGSDANREG is encoded by the coding sequence ATGCGACAGGGCGAGCCGGTCACGCTGGCGGTGATCGGCGCGGGCAATCGGGGCCGGGACGTATACGCCGGGTGGGCCTTGCGGCACCCGGACGCGGCGCGCGTGGTGGCGGTGGCGGACCCCAACGAAGAGCGGCGGACGGATCTGGCGCGGCGGCACGGCCTGGCGCCGGATCAGTGCTTTGCGTCGTGGGAGGAGCTGCTGGCGCGGCCCCGGCTGGCGGACGCGGTTGTCATCGCCACGCCCGACCGGCTGCACGTGCAGCCGGCTTTGCGGGCGCTGGAACTCGGGTACGACATCTTGCTGGAGAAGCCCATCGCGCCGACCAAGGAGGAGACGTTGGCGCTGGCCGAGGCGGCGCGGCGATCCCGCGGCACTGTGACGGTGGCTCACGTCTTGCGCTACACGCCGTTTTTCCGCCGCCTGAAGCAGCTGCTGGACGAAGGCCGCATCGGCCGCCTCGTGACCATGCAATACACCGAAAACATCGCCTACTGGCATTTCGCCCACAGTTACGTGCGCGGCAACTGGCGCCGCACCGACGAGTCGAGCCCCATGATTTTGGCCAAATCGTGCCATGACCTGGACATGATGCGCTGGCTGGCCGGATCGCCGTGCGTGCAGGTGGCCTCCTTCGGCGAGCTTGTCCACTTCCGCCCGGAAAACATGCCGGAAGGCGCGCCCGAGCGCTGCAGCGACGGCTGTCCTGTGGGCGACACGTGCCCGTTCAACGCCGTGACGTTTTACGTGGACGGCCTGGCCGAGACCGACGGCTGGCCGGTGTCGGTTATCAGCGAGGACCACAGCCGCGAAGGGCGCCTGCAGGCGCTGCGCGAGGGGCCGTACGGGCGCTGCGTGTACCGGTGCGACAACGACGTGGTGGACCAGCAAGCGTCCATCTTTCGTTTCGCCAACGGCGTGACCGCGGCGTTCGTCGTGACGGGCTTCACCGAGGAGAACACGCGCACCCTCAAGCTCATGGGCACGCGGGGCGAGATTCGGGGGCACCTCGAGAAGGGCGAGCTCGAGGTGCGCACCTTCGGCCGTCCCGGCCTGCGGGACGGGCGCGTGCGCTCCGGCGCAGAGTACGAGCTCATTCGCGTGGAGACGGGACCCGGCCACGCGGGCGGCGACGACGGACTGATGCAGGCGTTCGTGGAGCGCATCCGCCGGCGCAAGGCCGGCTTGGACCCGGGCGAAGCCGTGACGTCGCTGGAAGAGTCGCTGGACAGCCATCTGATGGCGTTTGCGGCGGAGGAGTCTCGCCTGCGGGGCCAAGTGGTGGCGCTGGCCCCCGGCGCCTTTGCCCCAGCTGCCAGGAACGCGAAACAGGAGGGATCGGACGCCAACCGAGAGGGATAG